The Enterococcus sp. 7F3_DIV0205 genome has a window encoding:
- a CDS encoding carbonic anhydrase codes for MKNIRNMDVEWGYEGELGPEHWHTLCDWFSTGAKYPYQSPINLSKNLINGDSTNREIDFFYKTEEFTEKEFKNTFHFIPPNTESYVVFEDEKYYLTDIHFHTPSEHTFDGEHAPLEFHLVHMNNSGDNLVVGCLFTITKDDNRFSKNQTTLEWNSETHQQWFNPSIFLPEQKSHFHYLGSLTTPPTKGPVHWFVFDSIQKMDQDFFERIDEGMLPFNNRPVQALNGRKIYFSE; via the coding sequence ATGAAAAATATTCGAAATATGGACGTAGAATGGGGATATGAAGGTGAGCTTGGTCCTGAACATTGGCACACGCTTTGTGATTGGTTTTCAACCGGCGCGAAATATCCTTATCAATCGCCAATCAATTTGTCAAAAAACTTAATCAATGGAGACTCTACGAATAGAGAGATTGATTTTTTTTATAAAACAGAAGAATTTACTGAAAAAGAATTTAAAAACACGTTTCATTTCATTCCACCAAATACAGAAAGCTATGTGGTTTTTGAAGATGAAAAATATTATTTAACAGATATTCACTTTCACACACCAAGTGAGCATACATTTGATGGAGAACATGCTCCGCTGGAATTCCATCTTGTTCACATGAATAATTCTGGTGATAATTTAGTTGTGGGTTGCTTATTTACGATTACAAAAGATGACAATAGGTTTTCAAAAAATCAAACCACACTGGAATGGAATTCGGAAACCCATCAACAATGGTTTAATCCTTCGATCTTTTTGCCAGAACAAAAATCACATTTTCATTATTTAGGTTCATTAACGACACCACCAACAAAAGGACCTGTTCATTGGTTTGTTTTCGATTCTATTCAGAAAATGGATCAAGATTTTTTTGAGCGGATCGATGAAGGCATGCTACCATTTAATAATCGCCCAGTCCAAGCGTTGAATGGACGTAAAATCTATTTTTCTGAATAA
- the pyrE gene encoding orotate phosphoribosyltransferase, which yields MTELAKKIAKDLLEIEAVFLSPNEPFTWASGLKSPIYCDNRITMSYPVVRKDIAKGLAEKIKETYPDVQVIAGTATAGIPHAAWVADILDLPMVYIRSKAKEHGKGNQIEGRIFKGQKMVVIEDLISTGGSVLEATDAAKREGADVLGVAAIFTYELPKGKEKFAEQKMNLLTLTNYSTLIEAALESNYIEENDVTLLKNWKQDPENWLNK from the coding sequence ATGACCGAATTAGCTAAAAAAATTGCCAAGGATTTACTAGAAATTGAAGCAGTATTTTTAAGTCCAAATGAGCCTTTTACTTGGGCTAGCGGCCTTAAAAGTCCGATTTACTGTGATAACCGTATCACAATGAGTTATCCAGTTGTGCGTAAAGATATCGCTAAAGGATTAGCAGAAAAAATCAAAGAAACATATCCAGATGTGCAAGTTATTGCGGGAACAGCAACTGCGGGAATTCCTCATGCAGCTTGGGTTGCGGATATTTTAGATCTGCCAATGGTTTACATCAGAAGCAAAGCTAAAGAACATGGAAAAGGAAATCAAATCGAAGGTCGAATTTTTAAGGGGCAAAAAATGGTTGTGATCGAAGATCTGATTTCAACTGGCGGTAGCGTCCTTGAAGCAACAGACGCGGCAAAACGTGAAGGAGCAGACGTTTTGGGTGTCGCTGCAATATTTACCTATGAATTACCGAAAGGCAAAGAAAAATTTGCAGAGCAAAAGATGAACTTACTTACATTAACGAATTATTCAACTTTGATTGAAGCTGCTTTGGAATCGAATTATATCGAGGAAAATGATGTTACACTATTAAAAAACTGGAAACAAGATCCTGAAAATTGGTTAAATAAATAG
- the pyrF gene encoding orotidine-5'-phosphate decarboxylase, producing MSQRPIIALDFPSKIEVETFLDKFPKEESLFVKVGMELFYQEGPEIVRWLKALGHSVFLDLKLHDIPNTVEKSMVGLAKLGVDITNVHAAGGIKMMKAAMAGLKKGTRNGAKIPILIAVTQLTSTSEQEMQHDQLIEVPLKDSVIHYAKCTETAGLDGVVCSALEAQDIHQATSESFVCLTPGIRPSGSEVGDQQRVVTPTDARKIGSTYIVVGRPITQAKKPYEAYLSIKNEWNGENK from the coding sequence ATGAGTCAACGACCGATCATCGCTTTAGATTTTCCTTCAAAAATTGAAGTAGAAACCTTTTTAGACAAGTTTCCTAAGGAAGAGTCATTATTTGTAAAAGTTGGAATGGAACTATTTTATCAAGAAGGACCAGAAATAGTTCGTTGGTTAAAAGCATTGGGGCATTCTGTTTTTCTTGATTTGAAATTACATGACATTCCTAATACTGTTGAAAAATCAATGGTTGGTCTTGCAAAACTTGGTGTCGATATCACCAATGTACATGCAGCTGGCGGGATCAAAATGATGAAAGCGGCTATGGCAGGACTAAAAAAAGGGACGAGAAATGGTGCGAAGATTCCGATTTTGATTGCTGTAACACAACTTACTTCAACAAGTGAACAAGAAATGCAGCACGATCAATTGATTGAAGTTCCATTAAAAGATAGTGTGATTCATTATGCTAAGTGTACAGAGACAGCGGGGCTAGATGGGGTTGTTTGTTCTGCATTAGAAGCCCAAGACATCCATCAAGCAACGAGTGAGTCTTTTGTTTGTTTAACACCTGGTATACGCCCAAGCGGCAGCGAGGTAGGAGATCAACAACGTGTAGTGACACCAACAGATGCAAGAAAAATTGGTTCGACATATATTGTAGTAGGACGACCAATAACTCAAGCCAAAAAGCCATATGAAGCATATCTATCAATAAAAAATGAGTGGAATGGAGAAAATAAATGA
- a CDS encoding dihydroorotate dehydrogenase, producing MMQNSLAISIPGLELKNPIIPASGCFGFGEEYAKYYDLSKLGSIMVKATTPKARFGNATPRVAETPSGMLNAIGLQNPGLDVVMQTKLPALEAYDLPIIANVAGACEEDYVEVCSKIGDAPNVKAIELNISCPNVKHGGIAFGTDPDVAFQLTQAVKKVAKVPIYVKLSPNVTDIVPVAQAIEAGGADGFSMINTLLGMRIDLKTRRPVLANQTGGLSGPAIKPVAIRLIHQVSQVSNLPIIGMGGVQTVDDVLEMFMAGASAVGVGTANFTDPYICPKLIDALPKRMAELGIESLEQLIKDVREGKNQ from the coding sequence ATGATGCAAAATTCGTTAGCGATCAGTATTCCTGGTTTAGAATTAAAAAACCCGATCATCCCAGCTAGTGGTTGTTTTGGGTTTGGTGAGGAATACGCTAAATATTATGATCTTAGTAAATTAGGTTCAATCATGGTCAAAGCAACAACACCCAAGGCGCGCTTTGGAAATGCAACCCCAAGAGTGGCAGAAACACCTAGCGGTATGCTAAATGCAATTGGTTTACAGAATCCAGGTTTAGATGTAGTGATGCAGACTAAACTTCCAGCTTTAGAGGCCTATGATTTACCAATTATTGCCAATGTTGCTGGGGCCTGTGAAGAAGATTACGTAGAAGTTTGTAGTAAAATTGGTGATGCTCCTAATGTTAAAGCAATCGAATTAAATATTTCGTGTCCAAATGTAAAACATGGCGGTATTGCCTTTGGGACTGATCCGGATGTTGCGTTTCAATTAACACAAGCTGTAAAAAAAGTGGCCAAAGTTCCGATTTATGTGAAACTTTCTCCCAACGTGACAGATATTGTGCCAGTTGCACAAGCAATCGAAGCAGGAGGTGCTGATGGCTTTTCGATGATCAATACACTACTAGGAATGCGAATCGATTTAAAAACTCGCCGTCCAGTCCTAGCCAATCAAACAGGAGGGTTATCAGGTCCTGCAATCAAGCCTGTTGCTATTCGATTGATTCATCAAGTTTCTCAAGTATCCAATCTGCCGATCATTGGTATGGGTGGTGTACAAACGGTAGATGATGTATTAGAAATGTTTATGGCAGGAGCAAGTGCTGTAGGAGTAGGAACGGCTAATTTTACAGATCCTTATATTTGTCCTAAATTGATCGATGCTTTGCCTAAAAGAATGGCTGAACTTGGTATTGAATCATTAGAGCAACTAATCAAAGATGTTAGGGAGGGAAAAAATCAATGA